The following DNA comes from Candidatus Eisenbacteria bacterium.
GCCGAGTTATCCACAGCCCGGGCGCCGCGGGCCGCCACCATCGTGAACGGACTCCGCGGGAGAACTGGCTCGGGCTATGCTCAGCGCAGGATCTTCGCGGGCCTCGGGCACTCGGGCGCCAGCGCGCCGATCACCCCGCACGGCTCGCGGTCGGCGGGACCGCCGGGCCGCGGGTGAAAATTGCCGTTGAGGTAGTTGCAGAACCCGGGGTCTTCCTCGATCTGCTGGCCCGCGCCGGGGATTTCGCCCGGCGGCGAGGAGCCCGGGATCTCGGTGGGATTGGCGGCGTAGTAGAAATTCTCGGGTGTGTTGTGCCAGGCCAGGTTGCAGCGCAGATCCGGGTAGGCCGCGCGCCCGGCCACCAGGCCGCCGCCCTGGTTGGCGCTGATGTTCTCGGCGAGCAGGTTGCGCACCACCAGCGGGCGGCAGTTCAGGAAGAACAGCCCGCCGCCCCAGTGCTCCACCCGGTTGGCCACGATGGTGTTGCCGCGCACTTCCACGCGCGTGAGCGTGCCGATTTCCGCCCCGCCGCCCCACCCGGCGTCGTTGCGGTCCATGACGTTGGCCTCGAGCAGGCCCTGGGTGCGGAAGTCCAGGAACACCCCCCCGCCGTGGTAGTCGGCGTGGTTGCGCAGGAAGCGGTTGCCGCGGATGGTCACCAGCGAGCAGGCGCGGGCGTAGAGGCCGCCGCCGTTGCTGGCGGAATTCCCCTCGAAGGTGTTGCCCTCCAGCACCGCGGGCGACTCGAACAGCGCCACCGCCCCGCCCACCCCCTTGCCGATCTCCAGCACGTTGTCCACGAAGATGTTGTCCCGCACCCGCACCGCCGCCCGGAAGGCCAGCAGCCCGCCACCGCCCTCGCGCGGCGTGTCCGGCAGGTACGTGCCCCGGCCGCGGGTGACGGTGAATCCCTCCACGCGGGTGAGGCTGTCGGCGTCGCGGACCAGGATCACGGAGCCGCGGTAGTCGCCCAGGATCCGGGTGGACAGGGCGCCGTCGCGGCTGCGCAAGGTGACGCCCGAAGGCAGGACCAGCCGTTCCTCGTAGTCACCCGGCAGGACCAGCACGGTGTCGCCGGGCTGCACCCGGTCCAGCGCCCTCTGGATGGACCGGCTGCCGGCCACCGGGGCCACCTCGACCGTGGCCGCCGGCGCCGGGGACGGGACCGGCCACGCACCCGTGACCAGCGCGCTCAGCGCGCCGGCGAAGATCGCGGCACGGAAACGGATGCACGGGCGGGTATTGGGCGCGGCCGGAGGGGTGGTCGGACGGTGGCGGTACGACATGGTGGGATACTAGCACGCCCGGGGAGTGGACTCGTAGGGTTGGGCTCAAACCTCTCCCGGGGCGCGGGCGTCCCGGGAGAGATCTCCGGGGACGCCCCTCACCCCAGGGCCGCCCTGCAGCTGCGGGCCTATCCGCGGAGCCAGGTGAAGCGCCGGGTGATGCGGGTGCCCTGGGCCTCCAGGCGATAGAAGTACGTTCCGGAGGCGGCCCGGACGCCGCTGGCGCCGCGGCCGTCCCAGGAGACGGTGTGGCGACCGGCGTCCTGTGGGCCGTCCACCAGCACCCGGACCAGCTGGCCCGAGGCGTCGAGCAGTGCCATGCGCACCGTCCCCCGTGCCGCCAGCTCGTAGGCCAGTTGCACCCGCCCACGCGCCGGGTTGGGCCGGGCGAACAGCAGCCGGGTCGCGATCGCACCGCCGCCTTCCACCCCCACGGCCGCGCCGACCGTCACCGTGCCGACCATGCTGAACGAGTGGACGGCGCAGAAGTACTGCTGCGCCCCGCCGACCATCATGGGGATCGCGGCGCTGGCATTGTGGCCCAGGAAACCGGTGTCCCACGTGCCGTTCTCGATCCCGCCGCTGCCGCTGGTGCTGGTGTGGGTGAACGTCCCGCTGTTGAACCACACCACCGTGTCCCCCAGCGTGACGTTCAGGGTGGCCGGATTGAACGAGAAGTCCTTGATCGTGACCACTGCGCGCGTGACGCGGATGATGCCCCGCGTGGCGGGGTTGAGCGAATCGAAGTAGCGGAACGGGCCCATCAGCGTGAAGGCGCGCTGGTAGGTCGCGGCGGGGGCCAGCGTGGGCGAGGCGAACTTGCCGTCGGGAGTGGGTGAGATGCCACTGGTGACATTGTGGCTCGAGGCCGACTGGTTCACCCAGCGGATGGTGTCCCCCAGGGTGGCGAAGACCGTCGAAGGTGAGTACTCGAATCCGCCGCCCACGTCCACGATGTTGACCACCCGCACCGTGGCGCGGGCCGGCGTGGCGAGCGGCAGGGCGGCGGCGAGGAGCAGCAGGGCCAGCGCCGCGCGGCGGCCGGCGGACGGGGTGGCGGGAGTCGTCGCGGTGACAATGCGCTGCATGGCTGGGCACCTCCGCTGTGGTTCGCGGGCATCGGACCAGCGAAACGACGGACTGGGAGGGAGCCGTCGGCGCACCTGGGCGAGGCCGGACTTCGGGACGGTTTCCGACGGCGCGGGCCTGGGGGCGCGACGCGGGCGGATCTTCGCCGGGTCCATCGCGGACGGGTCGGTGCCGGGACGGCAGGGAGGCGAAGCAGCGGCTACTGTTTGGATGCGGACGGAGGCGGGTCGGTGCCTATCGGGAACCGGATCTCACGCAGGTGACCCGGGCCCCGGCAGCCACCGCACGGTGGCTAGAACCGGCGCTCGGCGCGGCCCAGCAGCATGGTGGGCGAGACGATCCCGCCGGAGAGCACCAGCTTGAGCCCCTCTTCCACCGAGATGTCGAGCGGGTGCACCTGGTCCACGGGCAGCAGGATGAACATGCCCGAAGTGGGGTTGGGGGGATGCGGGATATAGACGTTCACCAGGGGATCCACTTCGCCGTCCGGCCGGCGATAGTCAATGCGATTGGTGACGAAACCGACCGAGTACATCCCCAGCCGCGGGTACTCCACCAGCAGCACCTCGCGGAAGATGATGGACTTGTTGGCCCCCGAGAATGCCTCCATGAGCTGCTTGGCCGCGTGGTAGATGGTCTTCACCACGGGGATGGACAGCAGCAGGCTCTCCACGCCGCGCAGCAGGAACTTGCCCACCAGGTTCCGCGCCAGCAGGCCCAGCAGGAAGATGGCGACGATGGCCGAGATGAAGCCCAGCCCGTAGATCAGGGCCACGCCCTGCAGGAAGATGTTGCGGATGCCGCCCCAGAAGCCGGGGTGCTTCTCCTCGTCGGAGAGCTTCTTCTCGATGTCGCTCACGCGCGGAGCTTACAGAGGGCCGGGCGCGTTGTCCAGAAGCGTTGAGGCACGGGCGCGGGCCGGTGGGACCGCGGGCACGCTGGGGGCGCGCGGCGGGGGCGTGCGCCGGGAGCGCGCGCCGGGAGCGCGCGCCGGGCGCGCGCGGCGGGAGCGCGCGGCGGGAGCGCGCGGCGGGAGCGTGCGCCGGGAGCGCGCGGCGGGAGCGCGCGGCGCCACCGGCCACCCGCTCAATGCGCCTCCGCGGCATCGTCCCACACCGGCCCGAAGAGGCCATCCAGGACCGACGTGTTCGCGTATCCGGGCACCACCCGCGAGAGGATGTCGTCCGAGAGGTCGGACAGTTCCGGCCGCAACCCGCCCCAGGTGAGCAGCGCCATCACCCCCACCGGCGGCGTGGCCAGTCCCGCCTGCACCGCCAGCACGCCCAGGAGGTCCAGGGTGGTCTCCCCCAGCAGGACGCTCTCCGAGGCCAGGCGCGCGTTCTCCACCTGAACCGGGGTCAGGCCTCGCGCGTTCTCGAGGGCCATCTGGACGCGAATGCCGGCCACCAGCTGGTGGCCGATCATGGCGCGGTCCAGCGTGCGCGTCGCGGGCACCTTGGTCACGGCCCCGCGCACCACGGCCCGGGTCACCACCGGGCACACCCGGCCCAGTCCGGCGACCACGGAGAGGGTCGCGTCCTTTCCCGGGAACGTGAGCAATCCGTCGTGGATCGAGCGCGCAGCACGGGTGACGGCCAGGTAGGCCTGGTAGAGCTTGCGGCCCTGCTCGCCCGCCCGGTCCCCGCCCACGGTCTTCAGCAGGCGGATGGCCAGGAGCAGCTTGTCCGGCACGCCGATGGTGCCGCGCACGATCACCGGGGGCAGGATGTAGCGCGGCGCCAGCCCGGCGGGCGCGTCCACCGGGGAGCCGGCCAGGCCCTCGGGGTCGGCGTAGGTGAGCGGATCGCCGAAGGCGTAGCCGTACGGCGGGGCGCCGGAGTCCCGGAGCGGATCCGGTGAGACGAAGCGCGCGGTGCCCGGGTCATAGAAGCGGTTCACCAGGTAACACCAGCCGGTCTCCGGATCCTGCTCCGCCCCCAGGAAGCCCAGCGTGGGGCGATCCGCGCCCTCGAAACGCGACAGCTCGCCGTAGGGCAGGAACTCCTGCTGGAAGCGGACCGCCCCGTCTTCGTCCACGCCCAGGCGCACGGAACCCAGCGCGTCGCAGAGATAGGCGACGAAGGCGCCGTCGCGCTCGACGGTGCCGAGCAGCCGGGCCCCCGCGCGCACGTACTCGCGGAGCACGCGGCCCGAGGAATCGGCCTCCGCCAGCAGCGTGCCATCCTCGTCGCGCAGCTGGAACGTGGTCACGCCGCCCACGCGACGGCGGGTGCGCCAGCCGCGCGCGTCGTATCCATAGACGGCCGAGTCGGTGACGTCGGCGGCCCGCCCGGCGACCGTCACCAGCCGCCCGGCGGACGACCAGGCGAGCGTGAGGGCGCCGAGGGTGTCCGAGCCCACCAGGCGGGTGCGTTCGGCCAGCGCGCCGCCGGCGTCATAGGCGAATTCTTCGCGTCCGTGCGGCGCCCGGCGCACGCGGGAGAGGCGCGGCCCGTCCAGGTCGAAGGCCGCCGATTCGAGGTCACTGCCCACCGAGTCCAGCTCCCCGCCGGGGGCGTGGCGGTAGGTGACGGCGGGAGAGCCCGGTTCGCTGGAGAAGCGCACCGAGGCGAGACGCCCCGCCGGATCGCGCGCGAAGTCCCAGCGCACTCCCCCGGCGGCGGCACGCGCGGCGCACCGTCCGTCCGGGTCGCGCTCGTGGAACTCCTGGAACAGGGTGCGCCCGCGCGACTGTCCCACCTGGGAGACCGGCGCACCGCCCGCGTCGCGCTCCCAGCGCTGCTCCAGCGCACCGGCACGCTGCGCGGCGACGCGGCCCGCGGCGTCGCGGGTAAAGGCCGCCAGCTCCCGCCCGGAGCCGTGCTCCTCGAGCCGAGCCACGCGGCCAGTGGCGGGATCGTAGTAGTGGTTCACGCGCCGGCCGTCCGGGTAGATGATGGAGGTGACGCGGTCCAGGCGGTCGTATTCGAACTCCAGCGAAAGCGGACTGGCCACTCCCGCGAAGTGGCAGGTCTTGCGGACCACCCGGCCCCGGCCGTCGCAGTCGAGTTCCACCACATCCACGGCGCCTCGCTCGTCGCGTGTCTCCACCCGGGTGAGGGAGCCGGGCGAGGCGCTGCCGTCGTACGAGTAGCGGGCAGTCCAGCGGGAGTCTGCGGGCAGCGCGCCGGCGTCGGCCAGGGCCTGCGCGGAGGCCTCCGTGAGACCCGCGGAGGTGGCTTCCTCCAGCAGCCGGCCCAGCGCGTCGTAGCGCAGGCACGTCCAGCCGGCCCCGGCCGCGCCACGCTCGTCGCGGGTGAACACCGGGCGTCCGGCGAGGTCCCACACCGTCACGCGGCGTGAACCGTCGGGGTTCTCGACCAGCAGGCGGTGGCCCGCGAGGTCGTGGTGAAACCGGGTGACGTGCCCGCCGGGTGCGTGCCACGCGGTGACCCGGCCCGCGGCGTCGTATTCGTAGTACCGGGTCTCGAAGGGAACCGATGCGCCGGCGGCGTACTCCGCGGCGGCCAGCAGCAGCCCGCGCGCATCCCGGGCGCGCAGCGAGGAGACTCCGCCGGGGTGCCGGGCGATCTCCACGGCGCAGAACCCCGGCGTGCCGCCCGGCCGGCCCAGGCCGAGAACCTGGAGATCCGGGACGGTGCGGTGCTCGACCCGGGTGGTGCCGGCCGGCCCCGCCTCGGCCGTGGGGCGCCCCAGCTCATCGTGGGTGTAGGTCACGCCGGCAGCTCCAGCCCTCCCCGCCTGCACCAGGCGTCCGAACGCGTCGTACGCGTACTCCATGGCGGCGCCAGACTCCCCGGCGCGGCGCAGGCTGCGCGGGCGGCCCAGGCCGTCGAGATGACACACCGCCAGCAGGCTCTCCAGCATGGCCGGATACAGCGCCGCGTAGTCGGTGGCATACCCCGCACCCGACGTCCGGGTGAGCACCCGCGACGGCCACACCGTGAGGTCGTAGGGCGGCAGCAGCGCCCCGCGCGGCGCGACCGGCGACCTGGGAGTCGGCGGCGGAGGGCCGGTCATCACGTCGCCGGGCAGCGCGCGGGTGCGCTCGCGGCCTTCCGCGTCGTAGCCGTGCGAGGTGAGGTGCCCCGCGCCGTCGGCCTCGCGCAACAGCTCCCCTTCCCAGCCGAACGACTGGTAGGCCTGCAGGCTGCTCCCGGCGTCCGGGTGCAGCGTGATCATCACCGGGTAGGCGCCTCCGGGGCAGTCGGCAAAGGCGATGGTGTTGGGGATGGGCCGCGGGTCGTACTCGAACTCCACCGCCTCCCCCAGGGGGCCCGTTGCGCGCACCATCCGCGAGGGCTCGGTCTCGCTCCAGCTGAAGGTCCGCGTGGCCACGCGCGCGTCGTCGAGCCGGATGTGCTCGGCGGTGACGCGGCCGTAGGCGGGCTCCCGCTCGTACCAGGTCTCGGAGAGGAGCGCGCCCGTGACCGGGGCCAGCCGGCGCGCGCGCGCGGGGAGCTGCACCGAATAGCGCCCCGTTCCGCTCCAGGGCTGGTGCAGCCCGGGCGCGTCGAAGTACTCCACTTCGGTGCGCACCCCGGCCGCATCGGTGCATGCCGTCACCCGCGCGAGGCTGTCGTAGGTGGTGGTGGTGGTGTAGCCGCCCAGAGGCGCGCCCGCGGAGGTGGCCCGGAAGGTCTTCGAGGCCGGCAGCAGCGTGCCGGTGTAATGGTCGCCTTCGGGCACGGCGTCGTAGTCCATGGCCAGGGCGTGCGTCTCGCCGCAGGCGAGGCTCACCGAGGACTCCACCAGCCGGGCGGCCCAGCGGCTGCGGGTCGGGCCGCCGTGCGTCTGGGGCAGGCACGGGTACTTGCGAAAGGTGTGCACCATGCGGAACCCGGACGCCAACGCGGCGGCCCGCGCGGCCTCGCGCGACGCGACCGGGGCGCCCGGCCCGGGGGCCCCGGCGGGAAGGCTCGACGCGCCCGGCGCGCCTCCTGCCGGCGGGGACGGCGACAGCGGCGGCCCGCCGTCGTAGTCCACGTTCGTCAGGTACCGGTACGCGTCGGACTCGAACGGCGCGCCCACGGCGGGCCGCTCGCTCCAGTCGTAGGCGAGGGCGACCACCTGCACCGGGGCCTGCCCCGCAGCCTCGCGGATCTCCACGCGCGAGACCATCGGCGCCAGGCACGGCGAACGCCCGGTGGCCCGCCACGCGCCGTCCTCCCCGCGCAGCGTGGGGTCCGGGCAGGCGGGACGCGTCGCCGGAAGCGGGACGAAGCCGTAGGTGGAACTGCCGCCTTCCGGGTAGTCCACGCCGGCAAGCCGCATGGCGCGCACGTCCGCGCTGTCCGAGCAGTTCGTGAGCCACGCCTCGGAGCGGTCGTCGGGCTCGTGGCGGAAGCCGGTCACCCGGCCGGTTCGGTCCGTGAAGTGGTCGAGATAGTACAGGTACGACCGGCGCGGCCGGGCCGCGCGGTCCGTGTACCACCGCTCCGAGAAGTCCAGCTCGTGCTGGCCGGGGCCGTAGCTGGTCACGACGGACACGTGGCACTCGCCGCCCTGGGGGGAGGCGTCCACGAGGATGTTCACGCTCCGTCCCGACTGGTCGGTGACCCGCACCGCCGTGGGATGCAGCCACGCGGAGCGTCCGCCGCCGGAGTCGGCGTACTCGTAACGGACGGTGAGCGAGCAGCCCGGCGTGGGCCCGGCCACCCGGGAGAGGCGGAATGCACGCGGGCCTTCGTTGTTGTTGTACGAGTAACCGGGCCAGCGCAGCGTGAGCGGCACTTCGTCGAAGGTCCACGTGCTGCCGTCCGGCTTCTTCACCGTGAGCGCGCGCCGGGTGTATGCGGGCGGGGCCAGCGAGGCGC
Coding sequences within:
- a CDS encoding right-handed parallel beta-helix repeat-containing protein; this translates as MSYRHRPTTPPAAPNTRPCIRFRAAIFAGALSALVTGAWPVPSPAPAATVEVAPVAGSRSIQRALDRVQPGDTVLVLPGDYEERLVLPSGVTLRSRDGALSTRILGDYRGSVILVRDADSLTRVEGFTVTRGRGTYLPDTPREGGGGLLAFRAAVRVRDNIFVDNVLEIGKGVGGAVALFESPAVLEGNTFEGNSASNGGGLYARACSLVTIRGNRFLRNHADYHGGGVFLDFRTQGLLEANVMDRNDAGWGGGAEIGTLTRVEVRGNTIVANRVEHWGGGLFFLNCRPLVVRNLLAENISANQGGGLVAGRAAYPDLRCNLAWHNTPENFYYAANPTEIPGSSPPGEIPGAGQQIEEDPGFCNYLNGNFHPRPGGPADREPCGVIGALAPECPRPAKILR
- a CDS encoding T9SS type A sorting domain-containing protein, producing MQRIVTATTPATPSAGRRAALALLLLAAALPLATPARATVRVVNIVDVGGGFEYSPSTVFATLGDTIRWVNQSASSHNVTSGISPTPDGKFASPTLAPAATYQRAFTLMGPFRYFDSLNPATRGIIRVTRAVVTIKDFSFNPATLNVTLGDTVVWFNSGTFTHTSTSGSGGIENGTWDTGFLGHNASAAIPMMVGGAQQYFCAVHSFSMVGTVTVGAAVGVEGGGAIATRLLFARPNPARGRVQLAYELAARGTVRMALLDASGQLVRVLVDGPQDAGRHTVSWDGRGASGVRAASGTYFYRLEAQGTRITRRFTWLRG
- a CDS encoding DUF502 domain-containing protein yields the protein MSDIEKKLSDEEKHPGFWGGIRNIFLQGVALIYGLGFISAIVAIFLLGLLARNLVGKFLLRGVESLLLSIPVVKTIYHAAKQLMEAFSGANKSIIFREVLLVEYPRLGMYSVGFVTNRIDYRRPDGEVDPLVNVYIPHPPNPTSGMFILLPVDQVHPLDISVEEGLKLVLSGGIVSPTMLLGRAERRF
- a CDS encoding RHS repeat-associated core domain-containing protein — its product is MTGRTLRAVLAAAVIAIWGPAQAAAGDAPDPRDALGGRLGEDQVEIAPGESVGLFAGSPSYHRTLLRWPEPGGMDVVLTLDYSGSVSHHRFDFTAASAYVDAEAAFGEWSLGLNGHVLWTANLAPYLFNGEVPGQPHRDASGLVVDGCWRTSGYSICDKAYASGGSNGDVELASSEGAPVAFGYPGNLPTSGNPAMLPNDPSLAWRASLAPPAYTRRALTVKKPDGSTWTFDEVPLTLRWPGYSYNNNEGPRAFRLSRVAGPTPGCSLTVRYEYADSGGGRSAWLHPTAVRVTDQSGRSVNILVDASPQGGECHVSVVTSYGPGQHELDFSERWYTDRAARPRRSYLYYLDHFTDRTGRVTGFRHEPDDRSEAWLTNCSDSADVRAMRLAGVDYPEGGSSTYGFVPLPATRPACPDPTLRGEDGAWRATGRSPCLAPMVSRVEIREAAGQAPVQVVALAYDWSERPAVGAPFESDAYRYLTNVDYDGGPPLSPSPPAGGAPGASSLPAGAPGPGAPVASREAARAAALASGFRMVHTFRKYPCLPQTHGGPTRSRWAARLVESSVSLACGETHALAMDYDAVPEGDHYTGTLLPASKTFRATSAGAPLGGYTTTTTYDSLARVTACTDAAGVRTEVEYFDAPGLHQPWSGTGRYSVQLPARARRLAPVTGALLSETWYEREPAYGRVTAEHIRLDDARVATRTFSWSETEPSRMVRATGPLGEAVEFEYDPRPIPNTIAFADCPGGAYPVMITLHPDAGSSLQAYQSFGWEGELLREADGAGHLTSHGYDAEGRERTRALPGDVMTGPPPPTPRSPVAPRGALLPPYDLTVWPSRVLTRTSGAGYATDYAALYPAMLESLLAVCHLDGLGRPRSLRRAGESGAAMEYAYDAFGRLVQAGRAGAAGVTYTHDELGRPTAEAGPAGTTRVEHRTVPDLQVLGLGRPGGTPGFCAVEIARHPGGVSSLRARDARGLLLAAAEYAAGASVPFETRYYEYDAAGRVTAWHAPGGHVTRFHHDLAGHRLLVENPDGSRRVTVWDLAGRPVFTRDERGAAGAGWTCLRYDALGRLLEEATSAGLTEASAQALADAGALPADSRWTARYSYDGSASPGSLTRVETRDERGAVDVVELDCDGRGRVVRKTCHFAGVASPLSLEFEYDRLDRVTSIIYPDGRRVNHYYDPATGRVARLEEHGSGRELAAFTRDAAGRVAAQRAGALEQRWERDAGGAPVSQVGQSRGRTLFQEFHERDPDGRCAARAAAGGVRWDFARDPAGRLASVRFSSEPGSPAVTYRHAPGGELDSVGSDLESAAFDLDGPRLSRVRRAPHGREEFAYDAGGALAERTRLVGSDTLGALTLAWSSAGRLVTVAGRAADVTDSAVYGYDARGWRTRRRVGGVTTFQLRDEDGTLLAEADSSGRVLREYVRAGARLLGTVERDGAFVAYLCDALGSVRLGVDEDGAVRFQQEFLPYGELSRFEGADRPTLGFLGAEQDPETGWCYLVNRFYDPGTARFVSPDPLRDSGAPPYGYAFGDPLTYADPEGLAGSPVDAPAGLAPRYILPPVIVRGTIGVPDKLLLAIRLLKTVGGDRAGEQGRKLYQAYLAVTRAARSIHDGLLTFPGKDATLSVVAGLGRVCPVVTRAVVRGAVTKVPATRTLDRAMIGHQLVAGIRVQMALENARGLTPVQVENARLASESVLLGETTLDLLGVLAVQAGLATPPVGVMALLTWGGLRPELSDLSDDILSRVVPGYANTSVLDGLFGPVWDDAAEAH